CTATCAGGATTCGATTCTGGCTGTCTGTACAGATTCCAACTGGACAAAAGGGTTTTTTGGAAGCacagggaggaccagtgtactTGAACCGTAGTTTACCGGCCTGATTGACTACATCCACTGCACAGGCTGTCCCATCAACCACACAGACATCTCGATTCTTGTTTtcaattacgtaataaatggacCTATTTGGGGGAGAAAAATATAAAGGTTGAGCTTTGCTATCAAATAGAAAGGTTTGATTATCTGTTGAATATGCGCAACGCACAACCTTTGTCCGTTTTTTCTTATCCCCGACCATAGTAACCAAGAGATCGCCAGAAACTGTACTATTTACACGGAGTGGTCTCCATCTTTGAAATCTCATCACTTCTGATAtctgtttattctttaaaatgttaacaGTTCTGTCAAAaaaatcagtataaactagattcCCATTCTTTAACACTGTTATATCTCGTGGCATTTGTTCTGATTTTGTTCTGATTGATTCCAGTAGTTCTCCTTGAAGATTGTAAAGTTTTATTGTATTGCTTTTACCACGAGTCCATATTTGCTCATCAGTTAAACATGCTACACTTAACAGGTTTTTTAAGTCTGTATCTATGGTTGTAATTATCTTTGGTTGATCAATTAAACGACTGTGACCAACAACTGAGGACAGTGATACCGTTCTTGGAATCTCCATTTTGTTGTCGTGTTCATGACTTTCAATAGAGAATGCTGACAGCATACCAAACTCTTGATTGAGGAGTTCtgtgtttattttctttgaagaaAAGCAAGGAAACTTAGCACGGAGGAAAGGAGGCAATTTTCGAAATCTATCGATATCATTTTTAGATTTGTATGCAGAGACAAGGTAAACATCATTCGAGTCTAGCAATTTCTTCAGGTTAACAATTCTCTGTGTGATAAAAGAAATACTTTGCGTGATTTCTGTTTTCTCTCTGTCTAAAGCGGCTAGGCATTTAATTTGCATTTGGTTAATTTCAGTTTTTCTCTTCCTTATTATCTCGTCAATTTCTCTGTGCAACTCTTCACCCCTTTTGCAGATTGCAATTGTTAAACTCTTGGAATGTTTTTCAAGTTCAGCTTCCTGTATTGAGATAGCTGCTGCAATCTCATGATACTTCGGAATAAGAGAGATATCGAGTTcctgtaaatcattttttaatatttctttcttgGTGTCAAAGATTTTCATGATATCGATTGCCTTATGCCCTAGATGTTCATTAGAGGAAACACACTGAGTGCAAATAGGAATGTCGCATTGTTCACAGTGGAGCTCACAGTGTTTTTTcgtatgttttaaacaagtagGGTAGTCAGGACCATAACCTCTTTGCCGGATTGGTACAACTTTATGTTCTTTAGATTCATCCAACAGATGTTCTCCTGCACACGTCTTACAAAGGTTGATGTGACAGATGTCACAATTATACTGAGGATTAGGAGTCTCACACAAGTTACATCGTAGGACATCCTGTGCACTTCTCTTAGGGTCCATACATGCAAAATGTTTAGGGTAAATTCTGAAAAACGAGTTATGCTTTTTAGATTCCATGaaaaagtatttctttttgttgaAAAGAATCATAAAAATAAGATAACTATTACAACTCAGTCGTTTATAAGCTAATCTGGGCCAaaagttcaagtgagcttttccgATAAACTGTTCTCCGCTGTCCAGTCAGTCTGTCTGCCTGTATGTCTGTCGGACCGTCCGTCAATGACTTCACATCTTTGACATCTTCTAGGACTATTGGTCTTAATTTAACCAAAATTATTACAAAGCTTTTGTAAGAGaatgtgttttttattgttaaaataaaggttaAAACCCTTTTCGATAGGGATATAACCAGGGGACAGTAACAATAGtttgtcttaaaaaatctttttctcaagaaccttTGCACgggaaatttaaatatttactccaAAGGTTGTATGTATAAATAAGATTCTAAACTTGTAAAACTTAGATCTTCAGACTATTGGTCTTAATTTAACCAAAATTATTACAAAGCTTTTGTAAGAGaatgtgttttttattgttaaaataaaggttaAACCCTTTTCGATAGGGACATAACCAGGGGACAGTAACAATAGTTtgtcttaaaaaaatctttttctcaagaaccttTGCACgggaaatttaaatatttactccaAAGTTTGTATGTATAAATAAGATTCTAAACTTGTAAAACTAAGATCTTCAGACAAATACTGAAGCCTAAGAGATAGTCAAATCTTAAACATGAAATATGTAggaaaactgttaaaaaaattcttctccTAAATAACTACAATACCACAATTTGTGAAATTACAATGCAATAATCCCAAGATAGTGTAGaatgtaaattgttaaaatcgtgtCACTCGAACTAATATTGGGACCCGAAAAGGGTGTTGAAGatcaacatagaaatatataagaaaatgtttgaaaaccttttctaaaatatacaatgttatGTTTAGTgatattactatgtaaacaatttcaatatctttatttatttatatccaGGTCACGGTAACCTTTATTTACttctttgttaaatttttttgatacGTTGAGGCCTAGGATAATAAGATTGATCAGTAGATGCGTGTTAGATTTAAGACATAACGTCCAAAAGTcggcttttttaaaaattttgtattttatgtattGTCAAATTTTGGATCTatttagggattttttttttagttttacataatattaaagagtattcaaatttttagaaaGAGATACAAAAACTGTTGTTCGTTTgagcccatgggcctcttgtaatttttatttctgtgaagagaaaaatgattttaGTTGGGATTTTATCAGCAGGTTCCTGCCAACTTTAAACCGTTAATGcacttttaaatctttattaatttgatTGATCCTCAAAACACTTTTAAAGTCCTGTACATTTGGTATTCAACGAACAATattaaccaacatatttttaatattagtacatgtacctttcaaATAAgaaagttgtctaattaaatgaaattaatgacATTGTTAagcgttttttaaaaaatatttgatcagTGCTTACTATCTATTCAAGATTCATTACTATAGTCAGGAGCTCTTTACCTAACTGCGCtgaaaaatatagttttattcATGATCTGCAGATAAAGATTACACCAGATGTTTAGAATATCGATGTACATGAAGTAcgtataattaattttaaaaagtacccTACCCCAAGAAACGTTAATTTtgaagtattcatattcctatGCTAACTGTCTCGTTAATATTTTTCACGAAAATAAATGTCGTTCTTCGATTGAAATGACGGAATGGCAATGCAACAGCTGCATCGCATTTCTGACCGCACTCGTGTATGTTTCCACTTTTTTCTAGTGATGCATGACTTAAAGGACATGAAGAACTATACACGTTAGATCTCTTACAAGATTTTAACATGGAGATCAGCTCAGCACAGTgataaaaaagttatttactTGCATGAGTCGAATATCTTGAATATTGGGTAACCCATTTATATTCTTGTCAATACTGAGTATGTATTTTGCATTTGCTAAGCGTATACATCTTTTCATAAGGATCAAATTTAAAGACTtagtaaatattaataaattgagCAAATATTCCAAATGAGACTGAACAATATTTGTGAAACTCAATCTATAATAACCCTATTGAAGATTATATCTAGCAATAGGTAGTATATAATTAAATACCTTTAAACGCAAAAACTAAAAAGCAATATCAATGTTTCTTACTCTTACCTGGAAAAATCAAACGTGGCAGTTGCACACTCTCACCTGGAAAAACCAAACGTGGCAGTTGCACACTTGTACTTGTCCGCCTCTGGCTTTGTGGGTATTGATCGGATGACGCAAACATTGTCCTTGACATTCGATACGCTCATATGATAACAAAATGTCACCATCTTTTAAAAGCTTTGACATTTTCAGTCATCTCTTTCAAATATCATGTAAACGAGACTCTGTGTTGGAGTGGGACTTTACCATTATGTTTAATTCATGTAAAATTATTGCACTATAGTACCGAATCAGCACGCAATAactttgaaatgattttaagcCTCTTTTTTTGTTATTCATGATATTCGTATAAGCATGAAAGCAAATCAAAAAGAAAgagatttaaaataaagatcTCTCCcacataaaaaaacaacattattaATATTGTCTATAAATGCAATTCTACCATGGCTGTCTCTGTGATGGTAGTAGAACAGTTCACATCTTTGGTGTGATcgcttacatttttttctttaaatctgtatgtatatatctttaataCATTACATCTGTAATGACATTTTTACTACTCATAAAGGAACACCCAGATCCTTATTGTTTTTTATACTGTGAGCTGTTCAAACTTGATACTGTGTATACTGTGCATGttgatgttgcataattttTACTCTATATGGTagatgataaaaaatttaaatcaaatatgaaaaCTGTTTTGACCTAGTTTACGGAAGACTATTAGTGTCACATATgcacttcacattttttctaCACTTTAATCTGCAAATTAAAGTTTgcaatataaagtataaaatttgACGCATTAATCAGTAAGATTCACAATTGAAAGTGTAAGTTTCACACTTTAATCttaaaagtttataatttgATCTGTAAATTTACTATTTGAAgtataaaatttacactttaaagtgcaAAATTGACACTTCAGTCTCTACAATATActctttaatctgtaaattttacactttaatctgtttTACAcgttaaagtgtaaaatttacacattaaagtttaaaataaactataaaatatgtaaaattcacactttaaagtataaaatttacttaaatCTGTATAATTTACACTTATATCTGTATAATTTacacataaatttgtaaaattcacacattaatttgtaaaataccgAGTAAACATCGCAATGCTGTCCATATTGAATTTCGGCATTTCTTAGATCGTACTTGAATCATGAACATTGCAATTGACAATTAGTTAttattagattttaatttttcagagtGAAACAGTTATGATTAAATACTCCTACACTTAATATTTCAGTGtcatgtgaaattttttttttcagctaaGCGTCTTTTTTAAAACCGGTCGTTTAACTCGTCTTTTTAAATCAGcttgaaatttgaaaagaaactgAAAAGTAGTGATAATTTTGTGAGGATTGGCGCTTGAATGTATTTAAACCTTACTCACTCTGTCtagaaaatatttgtttcttaatttcaaatgtttgtTATAAATCGTCACTCATTTTATTAAgatctttctttgtttttcttcaaatttgcAGCATTTATAGAGAATGAAAATAGCTAAAAACTTGCACTAGTTTGAAGATGACTTTTGTTCGGTAAATTTGCAATTTCGAAGTTGCAACTAAATAAGCAAGTTAAGACCTTTTCCTCAACAAATAGTTGTAGAGTGGACAACACCGATCTCCTTTcaaattttctcaaatttttcaatcttgactttaatctgtagctgcgcagtacTAAATGATAACCAATACACTGTTCTCTTGTGTGCATAATTTGCATCCAAAACTGCATATAGCACCTCGTATTTATTGCTATTTTTAATTCGTTAGCAACAATTTGGtcagatggccgcacatcccacTCAATTGTAttcatcgtcggaaacccacggtcAGTCTCGCTTCTCTTAGCTAAGAGAAAGACCAAGCGTTGGTTTCTGATCGAAGATGAATTATattgtttctctttttaatctaattattttcttttgaacaccgtaatttttcaaaatttcatctttttatatgtaaaaatttgatatttggtCAAACATGGGTGTTTGCGTCATCATGTCTCTTTAAAATTATCTTTCGTATTCAAAATAGAACTTATAAGGTTTCTCGACACCAGAATTATATTTGATGGATCAATAAAGAATCtgttatcaaagttgatttcaCAAAACAGAGAACAATATTGGCTTTCAATTATATTATCTATAGTTTGTGTACTTATTGAGTGAAAAGGAAAAGTGTATTCTAGAGCTCAACCCTTGGTAACAATAGGTGTGTAAAGAATTATGAATGAATACATGCAAAAGATGGTTTGATCAagtttttaattgtttcattaaaaatatttctatattgGTATCTGTTCATGTCTTTTGTACGTGTAAATCTTTGGAAAGAATTAAAAGAAGAACAAATAGTCAAATAAAGCACTTACCAAACaacgatattttaaaacacatttgaaACATTAGAAGAATTGcattttatcaaattgaaaCCGACCCAGATTAAAACAAACCTGATCCCGATTAGAATTATTTTAGAATTGACATTTACCAAAataatgcaatttattttgaatatttgataTGAATTATAAGATCAGTACTTGAACAAATTTATCTTAAAGCTAAACAACCAAGACTTTATACAACATTGTGATACATTcctgttttaattatataattttgttgggACAAGTGTAATTACAATTGGCATCGAttcaaatttaagatttttcaaTTTCCCTTGACTTCTACTATTTCATTTCtttgttgaaatatgattgtataGCGAGTGACAGTTTGTTGTACTATTTATCCATTGGtttagaaaatatatacaaatattttctgattttcattgtcataattttttttttcagaaatataatAAAGTTTATTTGGCCGTCTTTGACTTGTATTTGTAGATAATTGAATGATGCATCAATTAATAGCAAATATTTATCTCTTTTAATTACTTTATTTGCAGCCAAAAGAACATTTCAagactcttttaaaaatacaaaaattcatGTGAAATAATTAGAAACCGATACCGgtcatatttttggaaaatcatttttcaaaaatgaatctTTATCGATTCATCAAATAATGTACTGTTGTGTCGAATCacgttaaaaaataacaatcacGTCGTCCGTTTCTCAATCCGTTTGTTCGTTAACTCTTGTGCGGACCATAGTTCTGTTTTGGAGCATTATTAGAAGTATCTGCGTCATAAAGAGATCGCACATGACTTGGTGTACGTGTATCTCTTTCTCTGGTGTGTTTACAATAATTAAGCAGTACCTTCTCTTTTTAGATCAAATCATATCTCTTGACTTCGGTATTTATAATTGTCATATGGCTCAGTGGTCATGTGCGTTAGGCCAGTAACCGCAATGTCGCTGGTTCAATCCGCATTGTGGTCACTTGATGTTGTGTGTTCTGCACTTAGACAAGGCACTTTATCTACATAGTCTAAGTCAACCCAGCCGTATTTGGGTATCAGCTTATGCTGGGAGTTAACATGCGATGGATTAGTAACCCATCCAGGGTTAGTCAATGACTCTCCTCCGCTTGACCCCAAGGAAACCGGGGAAAAGCACCGGCCCTACGCACGTAATGGCACGGAGAAGGATTTAGCTTTAACTTTATAATTGTCATACAATTTACATAATGCACGCACAGCCATGTATAGTGTACATTGCCTACTTAACAaaaggatacatgtatataatgaattCACCATTGCACATCATGACcttacatgtatgatttaacGTAAGCAATGATATAAccacttcatataaagattttatcctAGGCCTGAATATAATGATGTAATCAGAATATATACAGGTAATGATGTGAGCAGTGTATATACTGATGTTCTTTCTAAATACAATGACGTTACCATTGCATATAAACGAtatatcaattcataaaaaaaactgaccttaaggcagctatggcgttctaTACGACACAATCTAGAACACATTTATCAGTACTTAAGCATTGATTGGTCTTTGACCACACATACATGTGATACTaagataaatgtataaatacttTGATATGATTTacgatttatgaaaatataagaaGACTTGTTTGAATTACAGCTCATAAAAGGTTTGTTGTTTGTACATTACCATTAAATTAGTTTCAGTTTTCTTTATTTACTTCGGATGCGCAGTACCAATTACCTGAAGAATTACTACTGCTAAAGTTAAGCATCTAAAGTCAATGCCAGTTAATGTCATGTAAAAGGCGTGTTGTTATAATCGACTTATAACAGCGAATTCTTCCTCAATCTTCAAAACTAAACCTTAGAATGACCTTAAAAAGATGTTTTATGCGGTATGTGTGAATTTTGTGAGTAAAATATAATTCTCTtcgaatgatttattttacgGATACTTATCATGAATTGCTGCTTATGTAAGACTCCGACATATTATATTTCAGATTTTACGTTGAGAATTAATAGATAATTTGGAAGGCCATGGATTCTGTTTACAATCTCCAAGATCTCGTAAGATGTAATATATGCGAAACACCCGTACCCCCACTTTATTGTGACACCTGTCACATTTATATTTGTAAGACATGTACTGCAGATCATATCTTGGATGAATCCACACATCATAAAGTAGTTCCAGTCCAACGTCGGAAGGGTAAATCAGAATTCCCCTTATGTCCAAAGCACTCCCCAAAACAATGTAAACTCcattgtgaacaatgtgacattccaATATGCACATATTGTGTCTCTTCTGATGATCACCTAGGACATAGAGCAGCTGACATAATGAAAACttacaataaaacaaaagaaatcatTCAAAAAGATTTGAAAGAATTAGAAATATCATTCTTACCACGATACCAGGATATTGTATACAATATTCCAGTTCAGAAAGCTGATGTTTATAGAAACTCTCAAGAATTAACAACGGCAATTAATAAACGAGGTGATGACTGGCATAAAGAAATAAACACGATAATTGGAAGGAAAAAATCGGAAATCatggaaattgaaaaaaaatgcctgGCCGTTCTTCAGAAACAGGAATATGAAGTCACAAATATTATTTCTGAAATTACACGTTGCATTACTGATCTGAATGGGATACTTGTCAAGGGCGATATCGCCCTTGCCTTGGCATACAGATCGAAGAATGATAGTTTCCGAAATTTTCTTCCTAAATTTAAAGTCATATATCCAAGCTTCTCTTCTCAAAAAATTTACGAAGAGCAACTTTTTGAACAGTTTGGGTCGCTGTCAGTAGGCGCTATTACTACCGAAAGCGGAGACTTGATAGAGTACCTTCGAGTTATGCCCCCACCTTTGGACGGACCTAATGTTGATCAACGTCAGATCATAACAAGTATAAACACAGGATATCACTGTTTGTACAAAGGGGTTTGTCTTAATGATAAGAGAATTTGGACTCTTGgtaataacaatatcatgaaacTTTACAACTCTCAGGGAGAACTACTAGTCAGTCCAAAAAAAGTCATGGAATATACCATCAGACATAGCATTAACAGTGAGTGaagatctagtttatactgattactaTGATAGAAGCGTGAATGTAATAAAAGAAAACCGGATTGAAGAATTGATCAAACTATGGCGATGGAGACCGCTCAATGTTTGTAGTACCTTCTCTGGGGACCTTTTGGTTACCTTAATTCGCGATGATAAGAAACAATCAGAAATTgtgcgttactctggctccacagagaaacaaatcATCCAATTTGATGACAAAGGCCAACCTCTATTTTCACCAGTCCATCTTGGTGCCATCACTGAAAATAGGAATTTGGACATCTGTGTCATAGATATCGAAGCCgctgcagtagtggtggtcaatcatgCTGGAAAACTCAGATTTAAATACACCGGTCCTGCATCTTTATCTGATACTGAAACATCATTTGATCCAGTTGGAATCACTACAGACAACCAGAGCCAAATCTTAATAGCAGACTATGACAACCACCGTATCCATATTGTTGATCAAGACGGGCTGTTTCTCTGCTTTATCAATAAATGCGATATACGACATCCGTACGGTTTATACGTGGACCTAAGAGACAACCTCTATGTTTCTGAGTTTGACAGATGtcatgtgaaaaaaattcagtatgtaaacaattgtgtataatgtatatttattgatcaaacttaaaacattgtaagtagTTTACGTGCATATACATTTGTTGCTTTATAAAATGTTAGGGAaccaacaaaaatgaaatatgggTGGACATTTCAACGtcgctgtttatttcttaattttaaaagtttataattaattatgataattttttaaaatcaatagaaGCAAGGCAACTTTTGCTTTCTCGCTTGTTGCTTGTATTCAGTAGAGTGTCATATCAAATACATAAAGTATACAGCTGAACTAAAACAACCTGAAATctatctaaaattaaaaaaaaaattaacttaagTTTGTCATTCACAGAGTACTGGACTTCatgttatcaacaaaaaatatattcctTATGATTGATACCATGTAAATAAGAATGGAATATGGAATATCAAAATAAACTCTGAATTTGACATATTTTAGAGTAACAAGAATTGTGGTGAAAGACTATAACAACGATTAGTGAAAGGATctatgtagaaaaaaatgtgtataattaCAACATCACAGCCATCACTTTCAGATTGacttttggtttattttttgtgATGTCATGAAAATATACCTGGTATCTTACAATTTTGCACACATATTGCGATTGCCCACCCCTTGTAggtaatatttataatatgttATCTCGTACAAGATTCTCAATTATGGTTGTCTATTTTTGCCACCTATATAGATTTGTATATCACTATCCTGTTAGGTTAGTGCAAGATTAcctttgttgataaaaaaaaaatacagtaacatgattataataaatagatctataaataaaaaatatcaataacgtACTCAAATTGTGATTCAGATTCCAGAGGGCATAATTGTAACACCTGCGCACACAAACCTTTCATCCTATTACTTTCTGTGACTTCTCACTCATATAGATTAAGAAGGCTGGGTAGTaatctaaacaataaaatgctttcttaggtgattcatgtgggatatgaaggtggcaacattgcagaaaaaatacataacccgtgTTATcggtttatgtaattttttttgcaatgatcgctaccttcataactcgcatgaatcatcagaggaggcattttattgtttatatttacatctttcttttaatttataaataaattgattttattaagtaaataaGTAAATTTCACTAAAATACCGTTAATATACATAAGTCCGTTTGCTAAAAGAAACAACCAAATTCTCATGTAAGACTGAGAGTCTAACATcctcatgattatttcgtgcatctttcttaggtcgctgtagatttgaccaatcgataaacggggcgtgtcgATTTCAGTCTGGCTTTTTCTATAGAGTAATAAATTAGCAATAAATGTTCCGTAttaaaatagagggaatcataccccgtagatgtaaatatatgaccATATTAACCACCAGATTTtcgttaaaattttatatatgatttCTTTAGCTATATTAAAAATAGTAAACTTTTGGTAAAAAGAGATGTACAGGCCTTTGATGGTCAATCTTTTACAATACTAGTATTCACAGATTCATTTATAACGCACTCAACACGCATACCGCTTATTTCAACAAGCATTCAATGCACAGGAAATTAAGGAAAATTTCCTAAAATAGAatattatcatacattttaCTCAAAAGTGGAAAGTAAAAATTTGCTTTTAGTTTTCAAGATAAAGTTAACCTTGTTCATGAACGACAAACATCAATTTCCGAAGAGAAGGTCCACATGTTTACTATGCGGCCATATTTGTCTCCCTCGCCTTCATCTTCCAAACAAAAAACCTAAACTCTTATGCCATAGGCAGAGAAATTCACAACTGAAAGAGACATTAGAGCTAATTTCCggaattcaaaatatataacatatagactcgattgatgaaaatgttttgtttgtttaatcCTAGGCTTAGTGTTTAAGACAccaaaaataacatattataaCATAACAATAAATTTTAGTTCACCTACATACTCatgaatgcatttttttaaaagattgacTAGACGATTATTAGATCGGGCAGTAAATGGAACATTGCGGGACATACAGGTCTCGGACTACATTAACACCCATCCAAAAAACTGCCCGATATCTCTATTTTACTTGACAGCTCATGCTCAGATTAGctgattattaaaaatatttttgtaaaacattgtttttaaataaaaaataagatattttctGCTCAAATCTCTAAAAACCCCTTTAAATAATGCTTCTTTTAAAtgagatattcattttttttactcaCGACTACTTTAGCATCTACATATTCGATAAGATTAACAAAGTGAAACAACGATTAAGTTCTGATTATTTGTTTTCACAGATTTTCGGAGATTCctttaaaatttctgttgagcaatactgtttacagttttgtaaattttttccgAATTATGCTGCTTATACCATAATTTATATGTACACTCTTCTGTTAAAAGAGATTCATGTATCGTGGCTGAGATTAATATTGAACTGAAAAATGTGGCCTGTTTAAAGggaattagagagagagagaataataGGCCATGTGCAAAGATGGGGAATATATAGTTGAGTAGCATTTAACGAAAAACAAATCAACCCATCGGAACACAAACAAAGcaaatttaaacttatttaaGTAATGCTTACTTGATTTTTATTCGTAAAACTGACATAGTTCAGATAGCACATATCTatgacattattattttttatttatagagcATGAATGCAAATCAGCTTTTCTCACTTAGAATTAAAGGACATGACTCTTTGTATAATTATGTGATTTTGAATTCCGTTGGGCGTGCAAACAACGGctctaataaatattttctgcaagctcaatttttttttaatattgattttttttcactttaccTATGGTACATTCGGTTACAAAGAGGTAGTCTATAGTGGCCACACATAGACCGTATGGCTTATGTAAATCACAATGGTCTATGTATTGGAG
The window above is part of the Magallana gigas chromosome 10, xbMagGiga1.1, whole genome shotgun sequence genome. Proteins encoded here:
- the LOC117684116 gene encoding uncharacterized protein codes for the protein MDPKRSAQDVLRCNLCETPNPQYNCDICHINLCKTCAGEHLLDESKEHKVVPIRQRGYGPDYPTCLKHTKKHCELHCEQCDIPICTQCVSSNEHLGHKAIDIMKIFDTKKEILKNDLQELDISLIPKYHEIAAAISIQEAELEKHSKSLTIAICKRGEELHREIDEIIRKRKTEINQMQIKCLAALDREKTEITQSISFITQRIVNLKKLLDSNDVYLVSAYKSKNDIDRFRKLPPFLRAKFPCFSSKKINTELLNQEFGMLSAFSIESHEHDNKMEIPRTVSLSSVVGHSRLIDQPKIITTIDTDLKNLLSVACLTDEQIWTRGKSNTIKLYNLQGELLESIRTKSEQMPRDITVLKNGNLVYTDFFDRTVNILKNKQISEVMRFQRWRPLRVNSTVSGDLLVTMVGDKKKRTKVVRCAYSTDNQTFLFDSKAQPLYFSPPNRSIYYVIENKNRDVCVVDGTACAVDVVNQAGKLRFKYTGPPCASKKPFCPVGICTDSQNRILIADNANDTIHILDQNGQFLKYIDNCDLHEPYGLCVDTRDNLSVTECSIGKVKIIQYSK